CCCTGACAATCTGGCGCAAATCCCGCCAAACAGGCCCCGGTTCGAATGCCATCCACACGCGCCCTTCGGCAGCAAATCGCGTAAATACAATGGGGAAAAAACCATAAAAAAAGATAACCGTGAATAGCAACAACAGCGCCAGAGACCCGGCCTCTTCTACAGAACTCGGTATCAACCCCAATACCGAAACCACCATTACAAAACCCGCAACGCCAATGACGCTATATCCCAGGACAATGAGAAACAACCAGAAGCCCGCAACGCCATAAGCCCACCAATTGCCCCACGAAGGCAAGTGTAGTGATTCAGTACCGTTGAGCGCATCGACAAAAATCCGGTATAAGTAGCCCCAGGCAATGCACAAAAGTCCTATGGTCACAATCAGCAACACACACCCCATCCCAAGCCCGATTTGCTCGGTGAAAATCAGCGCCAGCACCAGTGCAGGCGGCAAATTTAATACGCCGCCAGGAATAATTTTTCCCCACCAGCGGGGCGTCTGAAACAGAGTGCGAAGCGTATTGAACAAAATAATGCCAAACATAGCTTTCCACATGTCAGACTGCGTCAAGTGCCTGTCCAACATCGGCAATAATATCCTCGGTATCTTCTATCCCTACTGCATAGCGCACCAGTTCATCGGCAATGCCAATAGCCAATCGGTCTTCGCGCGCCAATT
The nucleotide sequence above comes from Gemmatimonadota bacterium. Encoded proteins:
- a CDS encoding DUF4013 domain-containing protein, with product MTQSDMWKAMFGIILFNTLRTLFQTPRWWGKIIPGGVLNLPPALVLALIFTEQIGLGMGCVLLIVTIGLLCIAWGYLYRIFVDALNGTESLHLPSWGNWWAYGVAGFWLFLIVLGYSVIGVAGFVMVVSVLGLIPSSVEEAGSLALLLLFTVIFFYGFFPIVFTRFAAEGRVWMAFEPGPVWRDLRQIVRVDYIQACFGLFGISLLGSLILGQLSLVGVVLTAVFNFFLMVVFTRVLGLLIRRALKPGPPARSEYWN